The following are encoded together in the Acipenser ruthenus chromosome 24, fAciRut3.2 maternal haplotype, whole genome shotgun sequence genome:
- the LOC117429390 gene encoding alpha-2,8-sialyltransferase 8B-like: protein MSLEFRTWLFGIVIILVIFLILVDISKVEEEIGIPEGRDSREGVVSSLQSKSSRDAAADRESTSRTGVSDSNSSIVPAAPEWRFNKDLSISIRKNILKFLDAERDISVLKGNVQPGDIIHYVFDRERTMNISENLYRLLPSSPPLKKQHFKRCAIVGNSGILLNSGCGAEIDLHDFVIRCNLAPVEEYSRDVGLRTGLVTMNPSVVQRAFEDLVSEAWREKLLQRLRGLSGSVLWIPAFMSKGGEDRVECVNDLILKHHLDVRTAFPSLRLLHAVRGYWLTNKVLIKRPTTGLLMYTLATRFCDEIHLYGFWPFPQDQDGNPVKYHYYDSLTYEYTSQSSPHTMPLEFKTLSSLYQQGALKLHIGECDARL from the exons ATGTCCCTGGAGTTTAGGACCTGGCTTTTTGGGATTGTTATAATTCTGGTCATTTTTCTCATTTTAGTGGATATTTCCAAAGTTGAGGAGGAGATtgg GATTCCTGAAGGCAGAGACTCTAGGGAAGGAGTGGTGAGCAGCTTACAAAGCAAATCCAGCAG AGATGCTGCGGCTGACAGAGAGTCCACTTCCAGGACTGGAGTGAGCGACAGTAACAGCAGCATTGTGCCCGCTGCTCCAGAATGGAGGTTCAACAAAGATCTTTCAATCAGCATCAG AAAGAATATACTGAAGTTCCTGGACGCTGAAAGGGACATCTCGGTGTTAAAGGGGAATGTACAGCCCGGTGATATTATCCATTACGTATTTGACAGAGAGCGCACCATGAACATCTCTGAGAACTTGTACCGGCTCCTCCCCAGCTCCCCCCCTCTGAAGAAGCAGCACTTCAAACGCTGCGCCATCGTGGGGAACTCGGGGATCCTGCTCAACAGCGGCTGTGGAGCAGAGATCGACTTGCATGATTTTGTCATCAG GTGCAATCTGGCTCCGGTGGAGGAGTACTCCAGGGACGTGGGGCTCCGGACTGGGCTGGTGACGATGAACCCCTCGGTGGTGCAGCGAGCCTTCGAGGACCTGGTCAGCGAGGCGTGGAGAGAGAAGCTCCTGCAGCGGCTGCGAGGGCTGAGCGGGAGTGTCCTCTGGATCCCCGCCTTCATGTCCAAGGGAGGGGAGGATCGGGTGGAGTGTGTCAATGACCTGATCCTCAAACACCACCTCGACGTGCGGACTGCCTTCCCCTCCCTGAGGCTGCTGCACGCAGTGCGAGG GTACTGGCTGACAAACAAGGTTCTGATAAAACGCCCGACGACCGGTCTGCTGATGTACACGCTGGCCACTCGCTTCTGTGACGAGATCCACCTGTACGGCTTCTGGCCGTTTCCCCAGGACCAGGACGGAAACCCCGTGAAGTACCACTACTACGACAGCCTGACTTACGAATACACCTCCCAGTCCAGCCCCCATACCATGCCCCTGGAGTTCAAGACCCTGAGCAGCCTCTACCAGCAGGGGGCACTCAAACTCCACATCGGGGAATGCGATGCAAGGCTGTGA